The following coding sequences lie in one Cloacibacillus sp. genomic window:
- a CDS encoding TRAP transporter substrate-binding protein, giving the protein MSTSSKKLFAATLVIASIACVGIFGVCRPAFCAAKPVTLSFAHVMSENSIAQDIARDVKNYVEKKSNGEIKIDIYPSSSLGGETDYVEGLQAGTIDMALITISVFQNWCSETGLFDIPFIIENFDAASAIWNSDICDPMKKQIRALGMEPYGAAALGARMLTNNVRPVKVPADVKGLTIRTMVANLPVETWELLGANVISMNVGEVFSALQTGVIDGQENPITAIKSNSFYEVQKYMSLTGHTFSLYILPVSNAVASKLTPKQLAILKEGIEKAARASGKHLDDRTAEDLKFLEKAGVKVNKINLQAFRDAVKPLYKKYSKVYGNKIDRILKKEY; this is encoded by the coding sequence ATGAGTACAAGCAGTAAAAAATTATTCGCGGCGACTCTGGTGATAGCGTCCATAGCATGCGTCGGTATTTTTGGCGTGTGCAGGCCGGCATTCTGCGCGGCAAAGCCGGTAACTTTAAGCTTCGCCCATGTTATGTCCGAAAATTCGATCGCGCAGGACATCGCCCGCGACGTGAAGAATTATGTTGAAAAAAAATCAAACGGCGAGATAAAGATCGACATCTACCCCTCTTCGTCCCTGGGGGGCGAAACAGACTATGTGGAAGGGCTGCAGGCCGGCACGATAGACATGGCGCTGATCACCATCTCCGTCTTCCAGAACTGGTGCAGCGAAACGGGGTTGTTTGACATTCCTTTTATCATAGAAAACTTTGACGCCGCCTCCGCCATTTGGAACAGCGATATCTGCGACCCCATGAAGAAGCAGATCCGCGCTCTGGGCATGGAGCCCTACGGTGCCGCCGCGCTCGGCGCGAGAATGCTGACGAACAACGTCCGCCCCGTTAAGGTGCCTGCTGACGTCAAAGGGCTGACCATCCGCACGATGGTGGCGAACCTTCCGGTCGAGACCTGGGAGCTGCTGGGAGCGAACGTCATCTCCATGAACGTCGGCGAGGTATTCAGCGCCCTGCAGACCGGCGTCATCGACGGACAGGAGAACCCGATCACCGCGATCAAATCAAACAGCTTCTACGAAGTGCAGAAGTACATGTCTCTGACCGGACACACCTTCAGCCTCTACATTCTGCCCGTGAGCAACGCGGTAGCCTCGAAGCTTACGCCCAAGCAGCTGGCGATCCTCAAAGAGGGCATCGAGAAAGCGGCCCGCGCCAGTGGAAAGCATTTGGACGACAGAACGGCGGAGGACCTGAAGTTCCTGGAAAAGGCCGGCGTGAAGGTAAATAAAATAAACTTGCAGGCCTTCCGCGACGCGGTCAAACCCCTTTATAAGAAATACAGCAAAGTCTATGGCAACAAAATAGATCGGATACTCAAAAAAGAGTATTAA